From a region of the Thalassospira sp. TSL5-1 genome:
- a CDS encoding TRAP transporter small permease, with protein sequence MRKSLDILFKVTSVLAAVFLVMIAVLILSQSIGRLFGHVIPDANELSGFSLAAGMFLALGPALRHGAHIRVLLVVGQLSGVPRRIMDLITLAFAVFLAGYFTWWMGVLAQESFSYGDASPGVLAFPLWIPQTAMTFGLGMLTLALVEGFIDTLWGRATVFADRETSDMTE encoded by the coding sequence GTGCGTAAATCACTGGATATTCTTTTTAAGGTAACGTCGGTTTTGGCTGCTGTGTTTCTGGTGATGATCGCAGTGCTGATTCTTTCCCAGTCAATCGGGCGTTTGTTTGGCCATGTTATTCCCGATGCCAATGAATTGTCGGGTTTTTCACTGGCGGCCGGCATGTTTCTGGCCCTGGGGCCTGCGCTGCGGCATGGGGCGCATATTCGGGTTTTGCTGGTTGTCGGGCAGTTATCGGGTGTGCCGCGCCGCATCATGGACCTGATCACGCTGGCTTTTGCGGTGTTTCTGGCCGGTTATTTTACCTGGTGGATGGGGGTTTTGGCCCAGGAAAGTTTTTCCTATGGCGATGCTTCGCCGGGGGTTTTGGCCTTTCCGCTCTGGATTCCGCAAACCGCAATGACCTTTGGTCTGGGTATGCTCACGTTGGCCCTGGTCGAAGGCTTTATTGATACGCTTTGGGGTCGCGCCACCGTGTTTGCCGACCGCGAAACCAGCGACATGACGGAATAA
- a CDS encoding TRAP transporter large permease translates to MEVLEIGLVLMALLFLFLGAGLWVALSLFAIGIIGLEFFSGAQTGPVMATTAWSSIATWSLAPLPLFIWMGEILFRSRLSEDMFTGLAPWLNRLPGRLLHVNILGCGIFAAVSGSSAATAATIGRMSIPELRKQGYADKLILGTLAGSGTLGLLIPPSIILIVYGVSAELSIARLFIAGVLPGIMLIVLFMGFVMIWSTIHKDKMPPAAPSIPFMDKVRASGRLIPVILLITAVIGSIYGGIATPTEAAAFGVVGALILSAFSRTLSWASFVDGLMGATRTSCMICFILAGASILTVAMGFTGIPRELAGLISDMHLSPYALLAMLTLFFIVMGCFLDGISVVVLTTSVILPMVQAANIDALWFGIYLVLVVEMSQITPPVGFNLFVLQGLTGKNLFSIAVAALPFFFLLMAAVALITIFPGIATWLPTQMN, encoded by the coding sequence ATGGAAGTTCTTGAAATCGGCCTGGTCCTGATGGCGCTGCTGTTCCTGTTTTTGGGCGCTGGGCTTTGGGTGGCATTGTCGCTGTTTGCTATTGGCATTATTGGTCTTGAGTTTTTTTCCGGCGCACAAACCGGCCCGGTTATGGCAACCACCGCCTGGAGCAGCATTGCCACCTGGTCGCTGGCCCCGCTGCCGCTGTTTATCTGGATGGGCGAAATCCTGTTTCGATCCCGCCTGTCCGAGGACATGTTTACCGGCCTGGCACCGTGGTTAAATCGCCTGCCGGGGCGTCTGTTGCATGTCAATATTCTGGGCTGCGGTATCTTTGCGGCTGTTTCCGGCTCCTCTGCGGCAACGGCGGCCACCATTGGCCGCATGTCGATCCCCGAATTGCGCAAGCAGGGCTATGCTGACAAGCTGATTTTGGGCACCCTGGCCGGGTCCGGCACGCTGGGCCTGCTTATTCCGCCGTCGATCATTCTGATTGTCTATGGTGTGTCCGCCGAGCTGTCGATTGCGCGTTTGTTCATCGCTGGTGTCTTGCCCGGTATCATGCTGATCGTGCTGTTTATGGGCTTTGTCATGATATGGTCCACCATCCATAAGGACAAAATGCCCCCCGCAGCACCCAGCATTCCCTTTATGGACAAGGTGCGGGCATCGGGCCGCCTTATTCCGGTTATTTTGCTGATCACGGCCGTGATTGGCTCGATCTATGGCGGCATTGCCACCCCGACCGAGGCAGCGGCCTTTGGTGTGGTCGGCGCGCTGATCCTGTCCGCCTTCAGTCGCACATTAAGCTGGGCCAGCTTTGTCGATGGCCTGATGGGCGCAACCCGCACCTCCTGCATGATCTGTTTTATTCTTGCCGGTGCCTCGATCCTGACGGTGGCGATGGGTTTTACCGGTATTCCGCGCGAACTTGCCGGGCTGATTTCGGATATGCACCTATCGCCCTACGCGCTTTTGGCGATGTTAACCCTGTTTTTCATCGTCATGGGCTGTTTCCTTGATGGCATTTCGGTGGTTGTGCTGACAACCTCGGTCATTTTGCCGATGGTGCAGGCTGCCAATATCGATGCTCTGTGGTTTGGCATCTATCTGGTGCTGGTGGTTGAAATGTCGCAAATCACCCCGCCGGTTGGCTTTAACCTGTTTGTTTTGCAGGGGCTGACGGGCAAGAACCTGTTTTCCATCGCCGTTGCGGCGCTGCCATTTTTCTTTTTGCTGATGGCCGCTGTGGCGCTGATCACAATTTTCCCCGGCATTGCCACCTGGCTGCCGACGCAAATGAACTAG
- a CDS encoding hydantoinase B/oxoprolinase family protein has translation MASPDKNTSQTNTADTAKWQFWVDRGGTFTDIVARKPDGSLVTHKLLSENPERYKDAAIQGIRDLLEVADDETIPAEKIEAVKMGTTVATNALLERKGDRTVLVTTTGFRDALRIAYQNRPRLFDRNIKLPESLYERVIEAAERFNANGEELTPLDRDQLRTDLQAAFDDGIRACAIVFMHGYRYSAHELAAAEIARDIGFTQVSVSHEVSPLMKLVSRGDTTVVDAYLSPILRRYVDQVAGELGGVKLMFMQSNGGLTDASKFQGKDAILSGPAGGVVGMVRTAEMDGFKQVIGFDMGGTSTDVSHYDGEYERDFETQVAGVRMRAPMMKIHTVAAGGGSILHFDGARFRVGPDSAGANPGPAAYRRGGPLAVTDINVMLGKVQPDFFPPVFGPEGNEPLDDAAVKSLFAEMAAKIKADTGNDMTSEEVAEGFLRIAVENMANAIKQISVQRGYDVSDYILQCFGGAGGQHACQVADTLGMTRVFVHPFAGVLSAYGMGLADIRAMREQAVEARLKTEELANLDQQLDKLGVEARGELHEQGIGDDKIRLLKKLHLRYDGTDNPLIVDFGTADEIKAQFEDQHKQRYGFVMEEKPLVVEAVAVEAIGETESLPDAEAVDDSDASVNALATRRVVFGGEAHETPFYKREDMKPGAVVTGPAVVVEPVGTTVIDPGWEAKVNGRDHLVLTRVVPLKRTEAIGTEADPVMLEVFNNLFMNIAEQMGVTLANTSYSVNIKERLDFSCALFDQQGLLIANAPHMPVHLGSMGESVQAVMTKNAGQMKPGDVYILNDPYNGGTHLPDITAITPVFDDAGKDILFYVASRGHHADVGGITPGSMPPNSRVLEEEGVLIDNFKLVDQGKFDEAGLRALLEGATYPARNPYQNIADLQAQIAANEKGVQELRKMVDHFGLEVVHAYMKHVQDNAEESVRRVLEGLNDGEFAYEMDNGAVVRVKVTIDKANRSATVDFTGTSSQLDNNFNAPSAVTRAAVLYVFRTLVDDDIPLNAGCLKPVNLIVPEGSMLNPVHPAAVVAGNVETSQHVTDALYAALGTMSGAQGTMNNFTYGNDQHQYYETICGGTGAGPGYNGTSGVHTHMTNSRLTDPEVLEWRFPVLLESFGIRTGSGGDGEFKGGDGTVRRIRFLEKMTASILSNHRRVPGQAVAGGEPGKLGRNAVERTDGTVIELKGTDGTEMNPGDVFIIETPGGGGYGKA, from the coding sequence ATGGCTTCGCCTGATAAAAATACATCGCAAACCAACACGGCCGATACGGCCAAGTGGCAGTTCTGGGTGGACCGTGGCGGCACCTTTACCGACATCGTTGCCCGCAAACCCGATGGCTCGCTGGTAACGCACAAGCTGCTGTCGGAAAACCCGGAACGCTACAAGGATGCCGCCATTCAGGGCATTCGCGATCTGTTGGAAGTCGCCGATGACGAAACCATCCCGGCGGAAAAAATTGAAGCGGTGAAAATGGGCACCACCGTTGCCACCAATGCGCTTTTGGAACGCAAGGGCGACCGCACGGTGCTGGTGACAACCACGGGCTTTCGCGATGCCCTGCGTATTGCCTATCAAAACCGTCCGCGCCTGTTTGACCGCAACATCAAGCTGCCTGAAAGCCTGTATGAACGGGTGATTGAGGCAGCGGAGCGTTTTAACGCAAATGGCGAGGAACTGACCCCGCTGGACCGGGACCAGTTGCGCACCGACCTGCAAGCCGCCTTTGATGATGGCATTCGGGCCTGTGCGATTGTCTTTATGCACGGCTATCGCTACAGCGCACACGAGCTGGCCGCTGCCGAAATCGCCCGGGATATCGGCTTTACCCAGGTCTCCGTCAGCCACGAAGTCAGCCCGTTAATGAAGCTGGTTTCGCGGGGTGATACCACGGTGGTGGATGCGTATCTTTCGCCCATTCTGCGCCGTTATGTGGACCAGGTGGCAGGCGAACTGGGTGGCGTGAAGCTGATGTTCATGCAGTCCAATGGCGGGCTGACCGATGCCTCCAAATTTCAGGGCAAGGATGCCATTCTCTCCGGTCCGGCGGGCGGTGTTGTTGGCATGGTGCGCACGGCCGAAATGGATGGCTTTAAGCAGGTCATCGGGTTCGATATGGGCGGCACCTCGACCGACGTTTCGCATTATGACGGCGAATATGAACGCGACTTTGAAACCCAGGTCGCCGGGGTGCGCATGCGTGCGCCAATGATGAAAATCCACACCGTTGCCGCCGGTGGCGGGTCGATCCTGCATTTTGATGGCGCGCGTTTCCGTGTGGGCCCCGATAGCGCCGGTGCCAATCCTGGCCCGGCGGCCTATCGCCGGGGCGGGCCGCTGGCCGTGACCGACATCAATGTGATGCTGGGCAAGGTCCAGCCCGATTTCTTCCCGCCGGTTTTTGGCCCCGAAGGTAACGAACCGTTGGATGACGCAGCGGTCAAATCCCTCTTTGCCGAAATGGCCGCCAAAATTAAGGCCGATACCGGCAATGACATGACCAGCGAAGAAGTCGCCGAAGGCTTTTTGCGTATTGCCGTTGAAAACATGGCCAATGCGATTAAGCAGATTTCGGTGCAACGTGGTTACGATGTGTCGGATTATATCCTGCAATGCTTTGGCGGGGCCGGCGGGCAGCATGCCTGCCAGGTGGCAGATACGCTGGGCATGACCCGTGTTTTTGTTCATCCCTTCGCCGGTGTTCTCTCGGCCTATGGCATGGGTTTGGCCGATATTCGGGCGATGCGCGAACAGGCGGTTGAAGCCCGCCTTAAAACCGAAGAACTGGCAAATCTGGACCAGCAGCTTGACAAGCTCGGTGTGGAAGCTCGTGGGGAATTGCATGAACAGGGCATTGGTGATGATAAAATCCGCCTGCTGAAAAAACTGCATCTGCGTTATGACGGCACCGATAACCCGCTGATCGTTGATTTTGGCACGGCGGACGAAATCAAGGCCCAGTTTGAAGACCAGCACAAACAGCGTTATGGCTTTGTGATGGAAGAAAAACCCCTGGTGGTCGAGGCTGTGGCCGTTGAAGCCATTGGCGAAACCGAAAGCCTGCCCGATGCCGAAGCCGTGGATGACAGCGACGCATCGGTCAACGCGCTTGCCACCCGCCGTGTGGTTTTTGGCGGCGAGGCGCATGAGACACCGTTCTATAAACGCGAAGACATGAAGCCGGGTGCGGTTGTGACCGGCCCTGCCGTGGTTGTTGAGCCGGTGGGCACCACGGTGATTGATCCGGGCTGGGAAGCCAAAGTCAATGGCCGCGATCATTTGGTCCTGACCCGTGTGGTGCCATTAAAACGGACCGAGGCGATTGGCACCGAGGCTGACCCGGTGATGCTGGAAGTGTTCAACAATCTGTTCATGAATATTGCCGAACAGATGGGTGTGACGCTCGCCAATACCTCCTATTCGGTCAATATCAAGGAACGGCTCGATTTCTCCTGCGCGCTGTTTGACCAGCAGGGCCTGCTCATTGCCAATGCCCCGCATATGCCGGTGCATCTGGGTTCGATGGGGGAATCTGTTCAGGCGGTGATGACCAAAAACGCCGGTCAGATGAAACCGGGCGATGTGTATATCCTGAACGATCCCTATAATGGCGGTACGCATTTGCCGGACATTACCGCGATTACGCCGGTGTTTGATGATGCGGGCAAGGATATTCTGTTCTATGTCGCCTCGCGCGGGCACCATGCCGATGTTGGCGGGATCACGCCGGGTTCGATGCCGCCCAATTCACGGGTGCTGGAGGAAGAAGGCGTTCTGATCGACAATTTCAAACTGGTCGATCAGGGCAAGTTCGATGAAGCCGGGCTGCGCGCCCTGCTCGAAGGGGCGACCTATCCGGCACGTAACCCCTATCAGAATATTGCCGACCTGCAGGCCCAGATCGCAGCCAATGAAAAGGGCGTACAGGAACTGCGCAAGATGGTCGATCATTTCGGTCTTGAAGTGGTTCATGCCTATATGAAACACGTTCAGGACAATGCCGAAGAAAGTGTCCGCCGTGTGCTGGAAGGGTTGAATGACGGTGAATTTGCCTATGAAATGGATAACGGGGCCGTTGTCCGTGTCAAAGTCACCATCGACAAGGCAAACCGTTCCGCCACGGTGGATTTCACCGGTACCTCCAGCCAGCTGGATAACAACTTCAACGCGCCGTCTGCGGTCACGCGCGCGGCGGTGTTGTATGTGTTCAGAACGCTGGTCGATGATGATATTCCGCTTAATGCGGGCTGCCTGAAGCCGGTAAACCTGATTGTGCCGGAAGGCTCGATGCTCAACCCCGTGCATCCCGCTGCCGTGGTGGCCGGGAATGTTGAAACCAGCCAGCATGTCACCGATGCCCTTTATGCCGCCCTTGGCACCATGTCGGGCGCGCAGGGCACGATGAACAACTTCACCTATGGCAATGACCAGCATCAATATTACGAAACCATCTGTGGTGGCACGGGGGCAGGTCCGGGCTATAACGGCACGTCGGGTGTGCATACCCACATGACCAATTCACGCCTGACCGACCCCGAAGTGCTGGAATGGCGCTTCCCGGTCTTGCTCGAAAGTTTTGGCATCCGCACCGGGTCGGGCGGCGATGGTGAATTCAAGGGCGGGGACGGCACGGTACGTCGCATCCGCTTCCTTGAAAAAATGACGGCATCCATCCTGTCCAACCACCGTCGCGTCCCCGGTCAGGCCGTGGCAGGCGGCGAACCGGGCAAACTCGGCCGCAACGCGGTGGAACGCACCGATGGCACCGTTATCGAGCTTAAAGGCACCGACGGCACCGAAATGAATCCGGGTGATGTTTTCATCATCGAAACCCCGGGTGGTGGGGGCTACGGTAAGGCCTAA